TTCTGAATGAATACTCAGGCTatcatatttaatgtgtttattgatgGCAAGAATTTGTTGATTATCTTTCAAAGTTGCCCATAAACGTGCGTCTCCTGGCAAACCTTAACAAATAAAATTGTATTCTGCTGGATTAATGTTAGTCAAATGATCCTCGGTTGGCTTTTGACATACAGAACAGACACTTTATGcctttttgcttcttttttgatTTGTCCTTTTTACGTTTAAACCATTTTCTTATCTTAGCTCCATTGCTCTTTGAGCGGTTCCTGTTTGTTGTGCTACCTGAGGGGTTGCCTATGTCTTCCTGCAGAGGTTCTAGTCTAGCTTCTTGGTCCTGTCTCCTCTTTCTCTCAGTTTGTCTGTCTGAGCCTGATTTTTGGTTTCGACGCTCACCCTCATCCTGATCTTTGCTCTCTTGCCTTTTCGGCTCTGGTGAAGTTTTTACGGCGTCACTTCTGTATGACTTTTCAGATGCTAACTCTTTTCTCATTTCTAGCTTTTCTTCATGAACCTGAGCCTCCTTCACTTTGAGGTTTCTAATCTCTCTGATTCTACCATAATCCTTCATCTCCAGCCATTCCTTCCTTTCATCTTCCTGACTTCTCAACATCGCCCTGTTTGTCTTTccatctttttcttttctcgGCTCTTCTACCACATTGTTTCTCTCTGCGATTACATCGGCTCTAACCTCCACCTGAGCTTTATTTGAAGCTGGGTTTCTCTTCCTGTCATCCATGTGCACATGCTCTTCTTTTCTCCTTTCTAGCTTTTCTTCATGAATCTGAGCCTCCTTCACTTTGGGGTTTGTCCTTGGAATGTCGTGCTCCTGTCGTCTATTCTCTCTGTTTCTGTCATAATCCTTCATTTCCGGCCTTTGATTCTTTTCATCTTCCTGACTTCTCAACATCGCCCTGTTTGTCTTTCCATCTTTCTCTTCTCTCAGCGCTTCTACCACATTGTTTCTCTCTGCGATCACATCGACTTTAACCTCCACCTGAGCTTTCTTTGAAGCTGGGTTTCTCTTCCTGTCATCCATGTGCACATGCTCTTCTTTTCTTATTTCTAGCTTTTCTTCATGAATCTGAGCCTCCTTCTCTTTGAGGTTTGTCTTTGGAATGTCATGCTCCTgtctcatctctctctctctactgtAATCCTCCATCTCCAGCCTTTCCTTCCTTTCGTCTTCCTGACTTCTCCACATCGCCCTGTTTGTCTTTccatctttttcttttctcgGCTCTTCTACCACATTGTTTCTCTCTGCGATCACATCGGCTTTAACCTCCACCTGAGCTTTCTTTGAGGCTGTCTTTCTCTTCCTGTCATCCATGTGCATATGCTCTTCTTCTTTCATCACTCCATTTTCACGCTCCCTTTTCACCCTCTTGCATATCTgggtttgtttttcatcttcagCGTGATCCTCCTTAACCTCATGGAGCTTGATGTTGTCATTGGTGACATCTATAGCGTGAAAGAAAAAAGTGCTTGAATTTACGTCAAACTTAATGAATCAACTGATGGTGACActttaatgctgtttttatctgtcattaacatgaataaggtgtcatgtaggctgtcattaagtgttgttcgctaaggGGCCTATTCTCCTGTCTGGACTTATGCTCTTTTCTACGCACCTgaagttacgcgcttctcttctgcacaggttcctgacacgccctcAACACATAAGTACAGCAAAAGAACGTCGTCTGTCCATGAAGGCGGTGTGAAGCAAAGGAGATGGACTGgggcatgatgtcatttttttggggctgTCTTGTAATCGCATAACTGTCATTGGAATCTGCGAAAATGATCAAGCGCACTTAAtttgtaacaggttgatttgatcagatcattgatcagattattgcagtgtgaggatcggccgcattcttctgtctgagtcacagttaaaatcttttcttttttccctacTAATGATAGATtaaagtttgtttgtgtggaaagcctgattttattaacttcttccatttctgcattcagaaatgatcagcgcatCAATCAACATCTGTCATCAATACGATACCTGCTCTAAAGCGTGACAAAGTGTGATGCACTGGAGGTTTGGGGAAATAATctcgcagagcgtcctgctttaatacagaggagacagagatgtttgcagtgaaacagaaccatTGGCTTCCTACATAagacacagttttaaataaaaaaatgtttaatgccTTATGAagctgagcctcatttaaatatgtgcgggaacagtttctggtatcCATCGTCTCATGCGCATTTCACCAACCTCCGCATATGACAGTTTGTTTCACttattatttactctgtagtggatcaaactgtgactttacgttggacatagtatgaaaatagttgtacatcactgtgaccaacgtggacagaagtctgcctCTGTCAGAGATTCATttatccagcagcagcagccgaggTGCAACTCGGGTGCGCACAGCTGTCAGCTCCACGACACATGACCCATCGTCTCTGCAGAAAAACGAGTGCACGCCACggataaaatgtaattaaatgtaacacaatTTTGTCCCGTCgaaaactggtaaatgtgaacaaattGAACCCCGTGACAGTGTGACAGTGTCAGTTTGAATAGATTCTTTCTGAGTGTCTCTTTTGCAATAATAGGAGTCTGTGTGGCctaaaatgtaaataagtcCAAACTTCAAGTggaatataatgtttcacctgatcagggcgctgcacttattttCAGGTTTAGAAGCGCATAAGAGGAAAATAATATGgagaatgggaacgcccacattccAGGGCCGCTGCACCCAGAGTGcctaactgggatgaaggtgcgcagcaactgacttaagtacagtgggagaatagcgcgcagccaaaaacagctctGCTGTGCGGCTTTTCTGACTTACgcgcgcatgggagaatagaccccaaaattatgacacctttggagctatgttggcattttgtgtgttagatggagggatctagtggtgTAAGGGTTAGAGTTTAGGATTAAGGTTAGGCTTAGGtgaggttaaggttaaggttaggctTAGGTGGGGTTTGGGTTAAggtaaatgttaattttagggttaaggttcgGCTTAGGTGGGGTTAGCGTttaggttaggtagggttatgctgcgttcacaccggacgcgGCATGTCATGTATGCGTggccagattacatacaaaatcAAGAGGCTaattcttctcctgttgggcAGCGCGGTTTGATTCACGTGGCAAGAACTTTGGCCGCGGCATGCACGCTCACATTTATTGCCATAAATTAGTGTTTTGACGACTCTTCAGCTTCCACAGAAGGTAAGAAGCAGCAATTTTACTGGGGttctccatagttgatggtgaaaagaaagggAGTCCTGTTGGTGCCTTTTTATTATATACGCTTCAGACGCTCATATGACGCAAATATGAGGAAAATGTTTTTCGATCCTGCGGAATCATTTGGGCGGTGCCCCCATCTCGAAAATACACATCGCGTCcgatgtgaacgcagcattagggtTAAAGTtatgtagggttagggttaggcttagGCCTAGGTAGGGTTAGGCTTAAGTTAGGTTTTaggtagggttatggttaggctTAGGGTTAAAGATTtgattaggggttagggtaacaaagggttaggataacgaacaacacttaatgctaatgttaagtgTCATGTCAAAATAATGACATGGTGATGTCAGCCTTaggtataaaacttcaagtaaagtgttaaccaACTGAATAATAAAGTCGGACTCTTACGTGTCTTCCTTTGGTAAAAGAGCAGATAAGCGCTTTGGGACTTTAACATGACGCTGTAGGAGTAAAAAGAAGTGAATTATTGTGTTTAATCAGAAAGCAGAAAACAACACTACAACAGGATCTTACTTGTCATTCTCCACCTGGTGGTAGTTGGAGTTCCTCTGTAGAAAAGAATGctgtagaaaataataatagaacATAATGACGTTAATGTGTTGTTAGCCAGAGCGGGGCAGCTTCATCAGtttgaaacacaaacacattcttcaactttattttgaaaaaacagtCCCTGCACAAATTCACCATGTTGCTATTGCAACTGCTAATGCAAATTCAGTATGAAGAAGTGTTAATGATTAAGGATGTAACAGTTTATTCATTAGATTAATGAACTGATTTCCTACAATCCTACATCATTTATCTGTGCTCAGCAAGTTGGCCTTTTGGATGACATTAATCTATTTAAAATCGACCACCAGGCCATTCTGGCAGCGTTCActagagcagcagcagcagcagtgagtAGAATCCAGCGGAAGCCCCTGACGGGACAACAAGCCTCTGGCTGGGCCGAAGTGACGTACAATACCAGTAACCCTATTCACTGTTCTGGCAACTTTGCTGCATTCACCTTCTTTTTTTACTAACCCTAATgctaccgcctccacttccTGGCTAAATTCAAGGTTTGTCGCATTGTCAGAGGCACTTCCGCCCAGCCAGAGGCTTGTTGTCCCGCCAGGGGCTTCTGCTCCGGGGCTGCAGCTGGATACTATTGGCggcagcagcacatgtagcgttagctcgttagcattagctctgcagaagcctaatgataaaaaaatcatgtaaaaatgaaaagtatcaggtttaaccactgctcatttaaccagAAAATTTCttggttgcacttcattttttgtattatttttatgttgaaaaatCAAGCAGAAGAGTCGAATAAACctaatctgtatttttattaaaacgtATTGtgtattgaaaatgagagcaaaaaaactaagttaacatcctgttgatctaaactgaagtgttggttataaaatgtgaatacatttaacattaaatattgtttatgtccataattaatTCATAGATCCCTTACAACAAACAGGAATCTAGGAAAGCTTACCTGTACTGTCCAGTATccagggatttatttcacagtcacactggttaaattattattttggtgaaaaagttactgaatccaTTTCAAGTCAAATAGAATCATTCTAAATGAACCAATACGGTCCTTGAATCGAATCGGCGACAACGAATCGTGATTTGAATCAAATCGTTGCTAAAacgaatcgttacacccctattTTTGATTCATCCAAGTCCAACTCTTGACTTTTTAGttgaagtatttcaatttggtctTTAGGAAAATAATTGGTGCTTTGGTCCCACCTGGTAGACTGAACGGTCGTTGAAGGTAAACCATCGCTGATTGTTGCCCTGCAGACATTTGATGGTTGCTGTGTAATGTCCACTTTTCAGGGTGCCAGAATGATCGATGAAGGCAAACAGCTCATAGCGCTCACCCtggagctacacacacacacgcacacacacacacacacgcacacacacacacacctcaataaaattacataaaataacttcaaaaaaacacaaaacaacaacaaaaacacactgaatgacTCGAAACCCCcctccaaaatgacaacaaacacacaaaataagtgaaaaatacacaaaataacaaaaatacacaaactgagaacaaaaatacataaatgtaataaaaacaacaataatatcaCATGAAAAGACTCTGAAAATGCAatgtaacaacaaaaatgaacaaaattatgcgcaaaacacacaggaatacaacgaaaaaagaaatatacaaaacaacaataaaattacataaaataactccaaaaacacacaagacgacaacaaaaacacacttaatgacTCGTAAAACCCAGAGAACAACGGGGGAGTAGCGCGGTGAGGTCGTAGTTACCTGTGGGATGTTCAGGAGGTGAGGGATGTCCACTGCACGGTTGTTCTTGGTGAAGCTCATGAACTTGTAACTGAACTCAAACCTCTTCAGCAGCAGCGTCAGCACGTCGGGAAAACACTTCATTTCACACACCTGAGACACACACGGAACACAGtggccctcatttattaacCTAAAACGGGTGCAATTTTGAGTgcgtacaaatgatcgggtgttgataagtATGATCGTTGAGtttgatcgtcattaacttGTTACGTCCTTCTGtttcaaacaagaaaataaacttttccaagatgaaaatcggAATCCTCACATCTTCGGTGGAGCAAAAACAAAGATGCACGTTTTAATCGTGCGAAACCTAGAAATTAAGGAACgcatttaaacgctctgtggaagaggatcagctactgagcaggtgaagtctGCCTCCCTGTGTGCGCTGAAAACAACTTtacaacagagatcctggagacacatACGGATATGTTTATATCAACCTCAGTCCACACGCTTTATGCAATAATTATCACACTAAAAAATTTACAATCGAAACGCCTTAAAAAAGATTGTCTGTGTTTACGATGCtttcagccaatttcacctTTAATTCATCACATTAGACCTGATGTGAGGTCTGATCGTAGCGTGTGCTCACgtcaaaattaataaataccgAAGTACgttgtacgctcagatctgaccGTACGAACGATTGATGAATGAGGCCATTGTGTGTCAGATGTCGTCTGTGACTGGAGGAGACCACAGTTCATCTCTCTACTCACCACGATGGCGTCCTGCTTGCTGTCACAGCCCTCACAGTAAACCTGGTTGTCTCCGCTGAATTCTGAGCTCCGGAAAAACTCCTGCATGCCTTCGATCTGATGAAAAGATTCTGTCAAACGATGAGTGTGCGCACGTGTAAATATCCTACAATTAAGGTGTTTAATTAGTCTGTGAATGTTTCCACAAatacaacacattttaaaattgttgTAGTACTGTATTTCTTTGGAGGCCTTCTGTGtaccattattgtcattttttgtgttttttctcaaCATGTGAGTTGAGACCTAAAAGGGGGTCATGAAGAAAGTTTCATTTTTATGATCAATgttctttttgtatttcttaGGAGTCCTTttgttgtttacattttgtacatttttggaagacttatttgtgtttttgtcatttttttgcatatttttcttgaACTTTTGAGTCTTTtaaatagtaattttgtgtacttttatgtgtttttggaaacattttacgtattttttttttttttttgggtactttgttggttttttgttgttttgtgtttgggtgcctttttttttttttttttttttaaattgtttgctGTACTTTTGTCCTGATTTATGTGTTctttaaataatcttttttagATTAAAAGCAAACACTTCCCTCTCTAACGTTTTGTTCCATTTCAGCTCCACATGTTTAAATATTTGTGAATCATTTTGAaatttgaatacatttattttatatgtctTTCATATTTGGATTTCCTGTGTGTTCATACCACACTGAAGTCTTTACTGTGGACATTAaccagaggaagaggaagatgccAAAAGTTCCCCTCAGATCCGGTCTCTTTCTGACATCCATGACACACAGTTTTATGCACCAACAATCCTCGAAACACCTgaaatacaacacacacacacacacacacacgcacacacacacgcacacgcacacacacacacacacacacacacacacacacacacacacggtttaGTGCATAAGTGATGACTCGTTCCTTTGATGTTGATCATCACGTCTACCTTTGAAGCTTCAGGGCTGCTCAGCGACAAAATCTTCTCAAAGTGCTCGGCCGAGTCCTGCTGCTGATTCACTGATGTGTGAGACAAGGATGATCAGACATTAGGATCATgattaatctgagcattaatactggAAAGAACTAACgatttactgtgtttttgttgttgcttggtgttattttgttcttatgttttgtgagtcatttagtatattttgcatcattttatgttgatgtgtgtgtttttgtgtctttttttattcctgtcattttgtgggtttttgttagttttttgttctgtcattttgtatatgttttttgtcctttttgtgtttgggtttttaaaaaaatcttttattagtgttttttggtgtctctttgtgtttttttgttgagattttatcatcttgtgtctttttctgtcattttgtatattttttgtcctttttctgttttttttttttagatcctttttgttttttttctgatgctttgtgttttttggactaattttgtgtgggtttattgtggtttttattctttttttgtatttcataaaATCTGTGTCattatgtaaattttttttgtcctttttgtgtgtgtgtttttttacaatctttgttgtgggttttattgtttttaaaagaatctttcattttgtgtattcttctgttgttttgtgttttttggagtcacttagtgtgttttaattgattttttttcttaaattctgTCATTTCGTATATAGGTTTTTGtcctttatgtgtgttttttagatcttttttgtgttttgttgtgtgttatttttttttattttttttttaaaacatctttcattttgtgtattttcagatgtttcgagctttttggagtcatgttgtgtgtttttgttgggatttttttgtgtttttttcttctcttttttttaagtaattctgtcattttgtatatttttttgtccttttgatgggttttttagatttttttttgtgtaaaaaacttttattttgtgtattcctcTGTCACTTTTCAGAGTtactttgtgtggttttgttcaggtttttaaaaattctgtcattttgtacatattctttcactttctgtggttttttgggtcttttttgtgttctttttttcaaattaaatatttcattttgtgtattttctcatgTTTCATTTTATTGGAATCACATTGTTTGTTGAGCttatttgtagtttttagtcatttgtaGTCTTTCTttgaaattgtcattttgtgtcttttttttttttaatatttcattttgtgtctttttctgtcatttcatgtttttaggCGTCATTTCGTGTCGAGTCAAACTTAAATACACAtacattgagaaaaaaaaaacaacaaaaagacttgATTGAACGACCACGCCCGCCTGATTTAAAATGGCCGCCATGTTGCCACCTGGTGCATTTAAAGCTACAGGCCGAGTGGAGTCAGCAGGAAACTACCAAACAAACACCAACAGAAAATGGAAgctaaagctgaaaatcaaCTTTAAAACTGTACAACCTAACCAAGAAGCAGCCGGTAAGACGCGCTCTATGAACACGGGAAAGACGTTAAGCTAGCTAATGGCTTTTTAAAGCTAAGTTTAGCTAAAGCTGTTGCTAGCAAAGCGTTCTGGCTGGTgctgtttaatgttttgtaaAGTTTAAAGTGTATTTGTGGTGATTTTCCATTGTAAGTTTCATCAAAAGCTCATAGATATTAGGCTACTAGAGGTTTAGCTAAAgtactttctttaaaagtccttgtagAGCAGCTACAAAGAGGAAAGGTAACTAGTAactgagtactatttaattgagctactttttacttgtacttgagtacaatttcaattttagTAACAGTTCTTCAACTTGATTAGgagatatcagtactctttacacctctgtttaaTACTAAACTTattcactaataataatatcaaattatttactaatattaaacataaatacTGATACTAAACTTATTGAAACTGAGCTGAAAAGAGGAAAGTTCTGGGCACTGAAACTTATTGTTGACTGAGATTCtgttgtattgttgttttgtgtatttttgtgtcattattgagtttttttttatgtttcttagtcattttgtgtattagttTGGGGgggctgtaaaaaaaattagaccaaggggtGTGGCTTATTGGCTCGTAGTCGTCAATGTCAAGTCTAAAGattgttttgttgatttttttttttttttttttttttttttttttctgctgaaatgaAATCATCTTCAAAAATTTGAGATAATGTacacaaagtaaacacattGTAGCTGCTATAACTTATGTGTGACAGTGTAAATTATATTTGCATAAATGTCAAATCTTTGAAATATAAAACTGTTCAATGAGTTTTATTCCAGGCGCATCTCATTCACGGGGGATGCGACAcccacactttcataaaaacaaaaactcatccccctcactttttacagagggatttattgttgaaaacgtattcttccagttagattgatggaatggtgatcaagccaatcacaggcagCCGTTTGACGAAGCCGCCTTctcgagaaggtaaacaaagagttaacagtgatgagaaaagtgacaaaaaattatCAAAAGTCGCaacaaaagagagaaaagtaactaaaacgggaccaaaagcagtcaagagtgtcaaaaaattttacaaaaaagaggaaaccggtggtatgtaatggcaaaacgtggcaaacaatagtgaaaaagggcaaaaatgtggacaAAAGGAGGtaaaatggaggaaaaaaagaaaccagtttatttattgggcaaaagggaacttatttggatgaaaattggcaaaaaatgtttaaagaattgacaaaaattggataaaaagtAATTGAAATAGCCATATATATTGGCAAAAGGAaagtaaaatctaaaaaaaacaacaaaaaatggtcaaatttcttgggaaaacaagcaaaaatgggacaaagttGTAAAATAGCCaaagaaataggtaaaaaggggttaaaaagttcccccttttaaggttttctggggtaataataattaaaattaagacgtAAAAagtcacatgttgagcatcactgacttataacagctttatcatggttttagtaaattaatttaataaactaaattgggagtcgacccacttttaaaatcactgctccGCCCATGCCTTATTCTAATAAACAATATCCTAAATAAGGAATGGAGCACCTTATAGCCACTGTTAGTTCTCATCTCGGCCACTTATGGCCTGCACGCCACAGATTAGATAGCAGTGATTAGGAACAAATGGATTCCATTGTGTGTCACGTGTACAAACTTTACCTCTTAGAATGCCCAGCTTCCGTGTGACGTCTACAGTCGTTCCGGTGTGTTTCTTTAATTTGTTGAATAATACTGCGAGCTGTACGTCGATGAAGTCTGAATCGTTAGAGTGGCTGTTAAAGATAGTAGCCATGTTATAAAACAACACAGCTTCTACAGTCTAAATATGTAATGAACAGCCGTTTCTTCAGGTAACATACAGCTTAATTTAAACTGCAGTATAGcttttattatattaaatgaaagttaaaatactttgaTTAATTTGATCTTGtgaattttggatttatttgcaTTAGACCAAGTGGGGCACAAGCTTCAAATAACTACTTTTAAAGCAGGCATAGGCAAttggtggcctgggggccacatgcggccctcggtctaattctgTGCCGCGCCCCCAAGTCAAATCCATCAAAAATTGTAACTCAAGAAATTGAAAGTGATATGaatcccaacataatacactaaataactccaaaaacacacacaacaaccacctaaatggaaaaaaaaaaggcacagcgacaataaacaaaatgcaaatatagcacaagaaataacaaataaaatacacaggaattaaatgatttatatttttgataacttaataatttattaaactTTACTTGAAGTGGTTTTTGGTCAATTCTGTTCTGTCTTAAACACCAATTGTAACCAGGGATACGAGAGAACGTTAATCAATACATTTCTATTCAgcaatattctttttttgtgttttgaaccTTGTTTTCACCCATAAATAATTTAGGTACGACTGACAGGACAGAGTTTAGGGGAGCGTGCTGAAAAATATAAAtcctatatttaaaaaaataatatttactaCGTGTGATTTAATTAGGGATCATTATTCATATTATCTGTAAAAAATctgacttatttatttattatgtaaatattttttattatttgcatACAGTTAATGGACActttcctgttttatttttatttacaaaagtaaACATTTGCACTGCAgttttagattgttttttttttttttactaatagaaaaaaatatcatagcataatttttttttaaagagcataacgtttttaaaaatatcaacaaaagaAATCAGaatttgaaaatataaaataattgcttcaaatatttaaaaaatgtcaatgtcaTGACAAGCATCCTTTTCTCTGAATTTATAAGCTTCCCTCCCTAAATTGTACTCTGGCGCCCCTGTTTTTAGCACcccaccttttttttaaatttattttttaacttaaattaacaaattacaaccacataaaaaaaaatacgcaATTCATCAAAACGCCCAACAATGACAATCAAgaactaaaaccaaaataagaggacactaaaaagacaaaattcATAAATGCAACCcaaaaattctgttttccatcCTCGACCACATAACAAACCCTGATGTTTCCATCT
This window of the Gouania willdenowi chromosome 18, fGouWil2.1, whole genome shotgun sequence genome carries:
- the LOC114480800 gene encoding ubiquitin carboxyl-terminal hydrolase 17-like protein B isoform X2, translating into MVLLNWSQVDLLLLLIILILIILYCIQIPAVRMEDKWRQSSIAIEELHGLVNQGSTCYLNSVLQILFWTQPYRDAVTSHSNDSDFIDVQLAVLFNKLKKHTGTTVDVTRKLGILRVNQQQDSAEHFEKILSLSSPEASKVFRGLLVHKTVCHGCQKETGSEGNFWHLPLPLVNVHSKDFSVIEGMQEFFRSSEFSGDNQVYCEGCDSKQDAIVVCEMKCFPDVLTLLLKRFEFSYKFMSFTKNNRAVDIPHLLNIPQLQGERYELFAFIDHSGTLKSGHYTATIKCLQGNNQRWFTFNDRSVYQHSFLQRNSNYHQVENDNVMLKSQSAYLLFYQRKTHVTNDNIKLHEVKEDHAEDEKQTQICKRVKRERENGVMKEEEHMHMDDRKRKTASKKAQVEVKADVIAERNNVVEEPRKEKDGKTNRAMWRSQEDERKERLEMEDYSREREMRQEHDIPKTNLKEKEAQIHEEKLEIRKEEHVHMDDRKRNPASKKAQVVRADVIAERNNVVEEPRKEKDGKTNRAMLRSQEDERKEWLEMKDYGRIREIRNLKVKEAQVHEEKLEMRKELASEKSYRSDAVKTSPEPKRQESKDQDEGERRNQKSGSDRQTERKRRQDQEARLEPLQEDIGNPSGSTTNRNRSKSNGAKIRKWFKRKKDKSKKKQKGIKCLFCMSKANRGSFD
- the LOC114480800 gene encoding trichohyalin-like isoform X1 — protein: MVLLNWSQVDLLLLLIILILIILYCIQIPAVRMEDKWRQSSIAIEELHGLVNQGSTCYLNSVLQILFWTQPYRDAVTSHSNDSDFIDVQLAVLFNKLKKHTGTTVDVTRKLGILRVNQQQDSAEHFEKILSLSSPEASKVFRGLLVHKTVCHGCQKETGSEGNFWHLPLPLVNVHSKDFSVIEGMQEFFRSSEFSGDNQVYCEGCDSKQDAIVVCEMKCFPDVLTLLLKRFEFSYKFMSFTKNNRAVDIPHLLNIPQLQGERYELFAFIDHSGTLKSGHYTATIKCLQGNNQRWFTFNDRSVYQHSFLQRNSNYHQVENDNVMLKSQSAYLLFYQRKTHVTNDNIKLHEVKEDHAEDEKQTQICKRVKRERENGVMKEEEHMHMDDRKRKTASKKAQVEVKADVIAERNNVVEEPRKEKDGKTNRAMWRSQEDERKERLEMEDYSREREMRQEHDIPKTNLKEKEAQIHEEKLEIRKEEHVHMDDRKRNPASKKAQVEVKVDVIAERNNVVEALREEKDGKTNRAMLRSQEDEKNQRPEMKDYDRNRENRRQEHDIPRTNPKVKEAQIHEEKLERRKEEHVHMDDRKRNPASNKAQVEVRADVIAERNNVVEEPRKEKDGKTNRAMLRSQEDERKEWLEMKDYGRIREIRNLKVKEAQVHEEKLEMRKELASEKSYRSDAVKTSPEPKRQESKDQDEGERRNQKSGSDRQTERKRRQDQEARLEPLQEDIGNPSGSTTNRNRSKSNGAKIRKWFKRKKDKSKKKQKGIKCLFCMSKANRGSFD
- the LOC114480800 gene encoding trichohyalin-like isoform X3 translates to MLSPVNQQQDSAEHFEKILSLSSPEASKVFRGLLVHKTVCHGCQKETGSEGNFWHLPLPLVNVHSKDFSVIEGMQEFFRSSEFSGDNQVYCEGCDSKQDAIVVCEMKCFPDVLTLLLKRFEFSYKFMSFTKNNRAVDIPHLLNIPQLQGERYELFAFIDHSGTLKSGHYTATIKCLQGNNQRWFTFNDRSVYQHSFLQRNSNYHQVENDNVMLKSQSAYLLFYQRKTHVTNDNIKLHEVKEDHAEDEKQTQICKRVKRERENGVMKEEEHMHMDDRKRKTASKKAQVEVKADVIAERNNVVEEPRKEKDGKTNRAMWRSQEDERKERLEMEDYSREREMRQEHDIPKTNLKEKEAQIHEEKLEIRKEEHVHMDDRKRNPASKKAQVEVKVDVIAERNNVVEALREEKDGKTNRAMLRSQEDEKNQRPEMKDYDRNRENRRQEHDIPRTNPKVKEAQIHEEKLERRKEEHVHMDDRKRNPASNKAQVEVRADVIAERNNVVEEPRKEKDGKTNRAMLRSQEDERKEWLEMKDYGRIREIRNLKVKEAQVHEEKLEMRKELASEKSYRSDAVKTSPEPKRQESKDQDEGERRNQKSGSDRQTERKRRQDQEARLEPLQEDIGNPSGSTTNRNRSKSNGAKIRKWFKRKKDKSKKKQKGIKCLFCMSKANRGSFD